GATAAAACTCCCCACCCTTCCCTTCCTCGCCCTACCAAAAAGCTACGTCGGTCTGACTTTTCGACACTCTGCAGTGTGTGCAAGAAGAACTAAGAATGGAAACCGTGACTAAGATTCATCCTCAACTTCTCTAACCCTCGTAAGTTAGACTTTAACCAGAAACATAAATCAAGAAGACAATTTCAACGCTCCAGCAGCAGCTTCTCCTACGTACCAAAACCAATATCAAACCCCCCTCAAAAACAGCAGAAGAAAATTCCGCAGACTtcataaattttgcaaatttttaagtAATTACCGTTTGGTTCgatatcaattttttgtttttttgtttttttcctttgtaagtcctactctattcctactctacactcactctcaaacttttgtcatgcctcttgcagggcatgggagtcgaaacccactcctgaaattacgcgtccccaccccatcccctgAGAGAGAGCCTCCTTGTAATAAAGAGGAGGAAGGGTCGAGTCTCATAATGCCGGTAGCTAGGAATTCACTACCCGGCACAACCTTGATCTCAAGGGAAACAAAAGCCTCCTTTTACACATTCTTGTCTTACTGTTGTCATTGATTGTTACTGTCATGCCTCTCTAAAATCTCGTAAATCACACCCTCACCGCATTGTCGAGAGAGAACAGTGAAATTGGGAGGCACCCATGGGCAAGAATTTGATCCTCCATCTGTCTTTCTTGCGCCCCCACCACCCTTCCAATATGGAAGGGGGAAGTGAGTTGTTCAAATCCCCAGGGGGATGGGATGGGGATGCATAAGTTtcggagtgggtttcgactcccatgccCCGCGAGGCAGGgcaaagtctgagagtgagtgtagagtaggaatagagtaggattgatcaaaaaaaaaaatttgtctttcTTGCTCGTTTCGTCTTCTTCGGGTCGAAAAATATACAGAGacggaggaaaaaggaaagaactttGACTTTAAAATCCACCATCGGTTACGAAGGCGGGTAGAGTCTGTTCAAGTTTGGAGAGAGGGCGAGTGAGAGTGTTTGTATTGTGGTGTTGTCTTTCCATTCATAATTGCGCATTATTCCCTTGGGGAAAAAGAATCACGAAAAATTTGGCTAAATTTGGGCCTTAACTCGCTCCCCCTCTAGAGTAAGAATCATGCCAAATCTTGGCTTCTGGATATGTTCATATTCACCGGACGGCGAGGGAGATGTTCATACTCCCGGTCTCTATATAGCACTTGACTCCCTCTTGCTGGAATGCGTGTTGGGTGGTGTTCAATATCGTGTATCTGTCATCAGTCATCACTGAGATTGTTCGTCTATTGCTTCGTGTGTGATGATGTTTGTGAGGACTGGCCACAGCGGTGGCACTTCACGTGACGACTGTTTCTGCATGTGCTTGGGGGTGTTAAGGGCGAGAGAAATCGTGTCTTCTCAACTTGTCAAAATCTCACTATTGAGGAAAAATATAAGTATGCAGTTTTACTTGGATAATGCCACTTCCAGCACCTCCAGCTCCACCTCCTCTACCACCTCCGCCTCTGCCTCCACGGCTTCCAGCAAGACAACAAGGGAACCACCTCCAGATGGAGCAGGAGAACAAGGTGAATTTAGCGTTTGACCTGTGTCGGTCAATGGCAAAGTGCTACACAATAACGTAGCTTTGTGAAAGTCATTTATAGAACTTTGTATTATTGGAACGTGTTGATCAAGGCCTAAGTGCTACACATGATGCAATCTTGAGGAAGTAATCTTGTGGGAGCCACCTTTAGGGTCTTGAGATGTGATGTGGTACGAGTTTGGAAATGAAATGGACCATTGACATGAAATATGATGAGTTTGATTATTAAGCTGAACAAGCGAGACTGTTTTAATATTATGGATCAACGGAAATTCTACTATCGATATTGCAAggttgaagaaaaatattactcaTTTTATTCTTATAAGTTATTATATTTTGGATTAACATAAATGAGTTATGTCTTTGAGTTTTAAATGTGTAATGTGGATGTTGATTTGTTTAGAAGATTTATACTACTCAGTGAGCGGGTTGCTTGCCCTTTCTTTCCTAATCTTTTCTAGTTCTTCGGTTAGCGGCGATAGAATGAGAGTGCTAACTATGGGGACTTTGGGTATAGTTTGAGGTCACATCTTTCAGATGGAAGGACGGTCGTGTTGTTCCTACAAGGGGTGTGACAATACGTATTCCCTATTTCCAAGTCCCCACTCGAAAATTCTGGTTGGAGGAAACAAAATAACCTAGTGtgatttaattttccttaaatcgGCCAGTATGGGTTAGTGacaatttatgaataaaatcttaTGTTCATGATTGACTGGGGAAACGATTTGCAATCAATACGGCTCGAGTGAACCGTAGCCAAGCGTAAGCATCATCTTGCAAGAGAAAAATTCCGTGTTCCCACAGCCATATGTTAACTCGTATCATGAGAACATTTAGCATTTTATCCATGGCGAGGGTCGTTATAATTGTACCTCCCTATAATAGATACAAATCAAGCAATCAtgagataattatttttttctttatgcatcTCGAGTAATTTAAATGtaaatttaaatgcaaattTCATCCTTTCGAGGATTAGTAATTCTGGTCAATGATTTGGGAACACCAGATGGTCATTTTACGGAATCAATTTTCGTAAATTTTTAAcgcaaataaaaattttctctgtttttgtttGTGTGTTGGTGCTCTTTTTTGGGggctcttttttgttttttttgggggggggggggtgatTTACATAATCCAACGATGGTTTGTGCTCGTTTGAAAACAAACGGTGCAGATGTGCCGAGCACGACAATCGAGGGGCATTCTTAGTTTCTAGAGTTTTTATACTTATTAGAAATCTAGATGACCAAACGTAGTTACCGTGGGTTTTTCCTCTCGTCTTCCATCTTCCTTATTTCCTCTCATCGTATCCCACCTCTCCAAATTTCTGTGTGAACGAGATCGAGATCGAGGGAGAAGAACTCGAGCGGGCAATTGAAGCcgagccatggaaattttgctGTAACCGGAGTCGAGGGCGTGTGATCAGGGGCTGAAGGAACATATCGACGCCAGAGATTAGTAACTGGACCGGAACGTCAGTCCTCCTCATTGTACGTTGTCTTTTGCCCTCGTTATGCAATTGCGTGCCTGTCTGAATTTACTGTTGCAACTCGTGACGCTCTATTATAGGATTTTTCTACTTAAATTTCCAGATCTTCTATATCTGTAAGAAACATAAGACACTTAAATTGTTTAATCGGCCAAATATGGAACAGAAAATAAGCAATAATCATGTCTGGTCTTGTTTCTGGAGCTTTTTCCCGGAAGGCGTTCTCtatcaaataagataattaatgttCCCGTtgagcaaaaagagaaaagttacATAATTGGCTTGACCGATGGCTTCCACTTCAATCGTTCTCAACTCCAACTGGGGTTGAAAGCCTTTGGTCAAGCCAAGCCATATTAGATGCGGGCAAACTGGATAGTTTACCGTCCATCGTCACAATGGATTGGCATTAATAGAAATCaagcaaattgaagaacttgagggTGCAGCTGAGCCGGGGCCATGAAATAATGTTGAGAGAGAATCTTAGATGTAGCAGCAAATTATGTGATGTTAGGAGTTTGGAAACttccaaataatcaaattggaCAATTAAGTTGGGTTTTGTTGTTGAACTTGACTCGTAATTTCACTTTTCATGCTCACTTTACCAAATCTTTTACCCTTACAAATCTCCAATTCCGCGTCCCATCTTTTCATTATGAATCTATGATTTCACATATATGTTCATATAGGCTGAAATTTTGAGTTGGTAGAACAATTTCCTGCATCCGAGTCATTCACAGAAAAACTAAGCCGGGCTTGTGTATAAGAAGCAAACGACAGAACAATAGTTTATAATCTGAAGAGCAAAATTTGAGCATTGTTTCCTGTgttttcaaaagaagaaggtCTTGCTTGTTGGTACCTAGTCGCTTGAAACGTGTCTGTTCACTCTTGTGTTGGATACAGGAGAAATGCCGAGTGCGACATTTAAATTATGGGAGCTTGTTGAGTTTCTGCCTAATAAAAAGTGGAAGTGTAAGCTCTGTGGGTATGAGTACGCCGGAGGCGAGATCGTAGCCCACTTTGCCAGAGTTGATGGCTGCAAGGTCGTCGATGCCCGGGTGAGATCAGAAGCCCTGCAAGCGTTACGGGGAGAAAGAGTGGTGGAATATAGCAACGGACAAGGCAATGTTGAAGAGGGTTTGCATCTGCCTGTGACTGCGAGCAACGAAGATGCTTCGAGAGAGACTTCAATTGCTGCCGTGCCGTACCTGAGCTCTGGTGCAGGTTTATCAGCCTTTCTTCCATTGCCTGACACGAGTTTTTCTAATCAGTCTCTTCCTGATTTGTCTGACATGCCATGCCCACTGAATAACCCAATGCAGAGGATTTGTCTAACATGCCACGCCCACTGAATGCAGAAGAGGAAGAACCCAATACAGAGGTTCCCCAAGGTATGTGCGTCTCCCAATTCCCTTTTTGTCAAAGCTCGTGCAGGATGCTTAAGAGTCGGTCATTGATAATTAATAGATCTTTGAAAATGGACAGAACAGTGCTCCTAAGtgtgaatttaaattttgaaaagcaatGGCTCTCTCTATCCCCTTAGATCACCTACATAAAGAGCATCCGTTTTTAAGACAGAAGCAAAATATAGTTTTCAAGAGCACAGTTTGAAAACTGTGCCGACTGAATGCCAAAGAGGGAGAACGCAATATGGAGGTTCCACATGGCATGCATGCATCTCTAAATTTGCCATACGTTGAAGCTTGTGCAGGCTGCTTTATTTGTCTTCTAATCTTCACCTAAGAAAAGGGATATAGGCAGGATGCTCAGATTTCTAATAGTTATGGAGAAACAGAATAGTCAGGAATTAATAGGAAAAGAGGAGTTTTAGAGTCGGTAATTGATAATCACTAgatctttgaaaataaaaaagacaaatgtTTTGAAGTCTGGcattcaaatcttgaaaagccATGGCTCTCTGTCTCCTCCGATCTCCTACATGAGCATTGGCGTATATATGATTAAATTATTTGTCCAAGATAATTcctatgaattttaattttaagtcaatttttttttccaatgtagAGCTCATTATGTGGGGTTGCTAGTGTTTTACTATTGTGACATGAATGCCTACATAACAAATCAATTATCATACAGAATGTTGtctataatatttttgtttgaaaaagtgaatacaaagttacaattttttatatatgtatgtgtaaCATTTCTATAAGATATATCTCAGAAGTACCTAATAGTGAATTTTCACTTATAATTGAGTTTAGGTGCAAGAACGCATGTTGCACCGGCTAAGAGTCAACCAGGTACCCGTAGGCTTGCCAACGCGGATATGACATCTCTCAAAAGAAAGCTAGAAGAGAACTCATCAGCAGTCGCCAAGTAGACATGAACAAGCTAAAGTCAAAGTGGATGAAGATAGAAGAACAATATTGGAATGTAGTGCGGGCAATTAGAGAAGGAATATCTTTTCCACCGGAGAAAGTAGTAGAGGTGGAAGGGTTGAGCAAAGAAGTTGAATAGATTCTTCTGGTTCCAGGAAGATTTCGGCAGGAGGCGATGGCACTTGTTAGATTTAGCAAAACATCTCCCTTGGTGACAATAGAAGAATTATTAGGCAAAGAAACTCGACGGAAGGTGAATGTGATGTTTTTCACTATATTGCGGAATGAGTTTTTCATACTCAGTGTTTATGGTATGGGTGGAGTGGGCAAGACGGCCATTATGAGGCATCTCTATATTTATCTCCTTGATTATGTTCCGTCATATGTATTCTGGATTGATGTACCTCAGGATTTTAGTGTTTATGCGCTACAAGAAGAGATTGCCAATGCGGTTGGACTAGACGATCTTTCAAATGAGAAGGATGTGAAGAGAATGGCGGGCCTATTGTATGGACATCTGAATGCAAAGAAGGGATGCATCCTAATTTTAGATGGCCTCTGGAAGCCCTTTGAAGTTAAGGATGTGGGTATTCCGGTTGAAATGGGCAAACTAAAGTTGGTAGTGACAACTCGATCACCAGATGTGTGTCATATGATgctttgtcaaaagaaaattaagataGAGCTTCGATATGGAAGATTCTTGGAGGTTATTTTTAAAGATGCTTTGCTTTTGCGGGAGAACTCCCTCGGAAGTTGAACAAATTGCAAGGTCTCTTCTTGATAGGTGTTGTGGTCTGCCACTTGGGATCATTGAGATTGCAACTCGCATGTGAGGGGTAGAGAAAGAGTGTGACTGGAGAGACATGTTGGAAATTTAGAAGAGTCCAGGATGGAGCTTGACGTGTTCAAGAGTCTGCAGCTCAGTTACATGAACTTGGGTAATGAACAAGTGCAACAGTGTTTCCTAGGTTCAATGCTTTGTTTTGGAAATCTCCTTTCAGAAGCTAACAGAGAGTATTTGATAGCCTTTTATAGAAGAAGGTTTGTTCGGTGGAATTGCCACCAGGCAAGGACTGTACGATCGGGGTAACAATATATTGGATAAAATAGAAGGGGCCGGCCTGTTGGATCCTGGAAAAAGGGCATGTATCTACACCCGTTGATAAGGGACATGGCATTGCATGTAGTGCGGAGCACAACTCATATGGTTAAGGCCTATATGGGGTTGAAAGAAATACCAGAGGAAGTATTCTGGACTGATCATCTAGAGAAAGTCTTTTTACAAGgcaacaaaatagaagaaatgcCATACAACATATCACCAAATTGCCCTAAACTGACGAGGTTGTCTTTGTATAACAATTTGACCTTGGAAGACATCCATGAATCTTTCTTCAGACATCTAAAGGGGCTGACGGTTCTAGATCCGGGCCGCACTGGAATCATAAAATTATCGGACTCCATCTCCCAGTTAGAGAGCTTGGAAGCACTATTACTGCAAAGTTGTTTCGCATTACgctttattccttatattggaAAGTTGGGATCCCTAAGAAAGTTGGACCTCAAAGGGTGCGAAAGGCTTGAAGAAGTGCCAGGGGGCATGGAGATGTTGGCAAACCTGAGGTACCTCGCCCTAGATGGCACAGAGATAGAGACATTACCAAAAGGAGTGTTGGGGAAGTGTTGGGGAAGCTGGTGAACTTGCAATATCTCGTAATTAAAAAGCTAAGGGTAGGAGAAGAAGTAAAATTACTGAAGGTGGAGGAACTTCATTGTTCTGTTTCCAATGTGGAAATGTTCAATGCATGTGTGGGGTTTCTCGAGAGAAATAGTTGCCAACGATACAGGCTCGTGATGGGTGCACCAGAAAATTTCAGCCTTTGGTGTGGGAGGAAGACTGAGAGGTCTTTACTCATTGATAGTTGCGACCATATCGCTGCGAGTATAGATGGAACAAGTGGTGATGGCCGCGCTCTGCTTCCAGAAAGTGTGCAATCATTGGAATTGTCTGGGTGTCATGAAATGAAGAGAGTGATTGTGGCACCTGAGAATTTCGCAAACCGTGATGTGCGACGGCAGTGACTGATCAATAAAAGTATCGCCAAATGGTATCATTAGTATTTTGCATGAGCATTGTTTGATTCCATCGACGGACCGATATCTTATGTTTATTAAGGGTCCGATCGTTGAATAGACTATTGACTTCGCTGaccgtatatatatatatatatatatatatatatatttcctttgATGACTCGACACGGTTATACCACTTGA
The window above is part of the Eucalyptus grandis isolate ANBG69807.140 chromosome 6, ASM1654582v1, whole genome shotgun sequence genome. Proteins encoded here:
- the LOC120294271 gene encoding probable disease resistance protein At5g43740, which produces MALVRFSKTSPLVTIEELLGKETRRKVNVMFFTILRNEFFILSVYGMGGVGKTAIMRHLYIYLLDYVPSYVFWIDVPQDFSVYALQEEIANAVGLDDLSNEKDVKRMAGLLYGHLNAKKGCILILDGLWKPFEVKDVGIPVEMGKLKLVVTTRSPDVCHMMLCQKKIKIELRYGRFLEVIFKDALLLRENSLGS